A window of the Salegentibacter mishustinae genome harbors these coding sequences:
- the ytxJ gene encoding bacillithiol system redox-active protein YtxJ: MGLLDKIFKGDGDGTKEKSSFPWTDLTDKDQITIAKEESKDKLVGIFKHSTSCGISKMVLRNFESQFEENENTKLYFLDLRKHREVSNAVADELNVRHESPQFIVLNNGEVVHHASHQDIDAAKLNELG; this comes from the coding sequence ATGGGATTACTAGATAAAATATTTAAAGGAGACGGAGATGGGACGAAAGAAAAGTCGTCTTTTCCCTGGACAGATTTAACCGATAAAGACCAAATAACTATAGCCAAAGAAGAATCTAAGGATAAACTTGTTGGTATTTTTAAGCATTCTACAAGTTGTGGAATTAGTAAAATGGTATTGAGGAATTTCGAGAGTCAGTTCGAGGAAAATGAAAATACAAAACTTTACTTTCTGGATTTAAGAAAGCATCGTGAAGTTTCTAACGCAGTTGCTGATGAGTTAAATGTACGTCATGAAAGTCCGCAGTTTATCGTTTTAAATAATGGGGAAGTTGTTCATCATGCTTCACACCAGGATATTGATGCAGCAAAATTAAATGAACTTGGTTAG
- the clpB gene encoding ATP-dependent chaperone ClpB, producing MNFNNFTIKSQEAIQQAQQLAQEMGHQQIENEHIFKAISIVDENVAPFLLKKLNINVNLFNDILDKTLQSFPKVSGGDIVLSREAGKAVNEASTIAKKMKDEYVSIEHLILAIFKSSSKVAQILKDQGATEKSLKAAIEELRKGDRVTSQSAEDTYNSLDKYANNLNRMAEEGKLDPVIGRDEEIRRILQILSRRTKNNPMLVGEPGTGKTAIAEGLAHRIIAGDVPDNLKDKIIYNLDMGALIAGAKYKGEFEERLKAVIKEVTSSDGNIVLFIDEIHTLVGAGGGQGAMDAANILKPALARGELRAIGATTLDEYQKYFEKDKALERRFQKVTVDEPDTESAISILRGIKEKYETHHKVRIKDEAIIAAVELSQRYITNRFLPDKAIDLMDEAASKLRMEINSKPEELDVLDRRIMQLEIEIEAIKREKDEAKLKVLRAELANLKEDRNELHARWQNEKGVVDNIQNLKSDIENFKAEAERAEREGDYGKVAEIRYGKIKEAQEKLEELQKTVAENQNEKSLIQEEVTNEDIAEVVAKWTGIPVTKMLQTDREKLLKLEDELHKRVVGQNEAIIAVSDAVRRSRAGLQDQKRPIGSFLFLGTTGVGKTELAKALAEYLFDDESAMTRIDMSEYQERHSVSRLVGAPPGYVGYDEGGQLTEAVRRKPYSVVLLDEIEKAHPDTFNILLQVLDEGRLTDNKGRLADFKNTIIIMTSNMGSHIIQEKYDNMKDLDTAMESAKTEVLGLLKQNVRPEFINRIDDIIMFSPLTQKDIRKIVSLQLKGVKKMLEKQHIVLDATDEAISFLASRGFDPQFGARPVKRVVQREVLNKLSKEILAGNIKTDSIILIDEFNEELVFRNETNPVETE from the coding sequence ATGAACTTCAACAATTTTACTATAAAATCCCAGGAGGCCATCCAACAGGCCCAGCAGCTTGCTCAAGAAATGGGGCATCAGCAAATTGAGAACGAACACATTTTTAAAGCAATAAGTATTGTAGACGAAAATGTAGCTCCGTTTTTATTGAAAAAACTGAATATTAATGTTAACCTTTTCAACGATATTTTGGATAAAACCTTACAAAGTTTTCCAAAGGTTAGCGGCGGCGATATTGTTCTTTCACGAGAGGCAGGGAAAGCTGTCAACGAAGCTTCCACTATCGCTAAAAAAATGAAAGATGAGTATGTTTCTATAGAACATCTTATTCTGGCCATTTTTAAATCTTCAAGTAAAGTGGCTCAGATCTTAAAAGACCAGGGAGCAACTGAGAAATCGCTAAAAGCAGCGATAGAAGAATTACGAAAAGGCGATCGCGTAACTTCACAAAGTGCAGAAGACACCTATAATTCTTTAGATAAATACGCCAATAATTTAAACCGAATGGCCGAAGAGGGAAAGTTAGACCCTGTAATTGGCCGGGATGAAGAAATCCGTAGAATTCTACAAATCCTTTCCCGAAGAACCAAAAACAACCCAATGCTGGTTGGAGAACCGGGAACAGGTAAAACCGCCATTGCCGAAGGTTTGGCGCATAGAATTATTGCCGGTGATGTGCCAGATAACCTTAAAGATAAAATAATTTACAACCTGGATATGGGTGCGCTTATTGCCGGTGCAAAATATAAAGGTGAGTTTGAAGAACGCTTGAAAGCAGTAATAAAAGAAGTAACCTCCAGCGATGGAAATATCGTACTGTTTATAGATGAAATCCATACACTTGTAGGTGCCGGTGGTGGCCAGGGTGCTATGGATGCAGCGAATATTTTAAAACCTGCTTTGGCTCGTGGTGAATTACGTGCTATTGGTGCCACTACTTTAGATGAATATCAAAAGTATTTTGAAAAAGATAAAGCGCTGGAAAGAAGATTTCAAAAAGTAACGGTAGATGAACCTGATACTGAAAGTGCAATTTCAATTTTACGAGGAATTAAAGAGAAATATGAAACCCACCATAAAGTTAGAATTAAAGATGAAGCAATTATCGCAGCGGTAGAATTATCGCAGCGTTATATTACCAACCGCTTTCTACCAGACAAGGCCATAGATTTAATGGATGAAGCGGCTTCTAAATTGCGTATGGAGATCAACTCTAAGCCCGAAGAACTGGATGTTCTAGACAGGCGTATCATGCAACTGGAAATTGAAATTGAAGCGATAAAGCGTGAAAAAGATGAAGCTAAATTAAAAGTGCTTCGGGCCGAATTGGCCAATTTAAAAGAAGACAGAAACGAGCTGCACGCGCGCTGGCAGAATGAAAAAGGTGTGGTAGATAATATTCAGAACTTAAAATCTGATATTGAAAATTTCAAAGCTGAAGCAGAGCGTGCCGAGCGTGAAGGTGATTATGGGAAAGTAGCTGAAATTCGCTATGGAAAAATAAAAGAAGCCCAGGAAAAACTGGAAGAATTGCAGAAAACCGTAGCCGAAAATCAGAATGAAAAATCCCTGATCCAGGAAGAAGTAACCAACGAAGATATCGCTGAAGTTGTAGCTAAATGGACTGGAATTCCCGTAACCAAAATGCTACAAACCGACCGCGAAAAATTATTGAAACTTGAAGATGAGTTACATAAACGCGTGGTTGGCCAAAACGAGGCGATTATCGCTGTAAGTGATGCAGTAAGAAGAAGTCGCGCCGGTTTACAAGATCAAAAAAGACCAATTGGTTCGTTCTTATTTCTGGGTACAACCGGAGTTGGAAAAACCGAGCTAGCTAAAGCCCTTGCAGAATATTTATTCGATGATGAGTCTGCAATGACGCGTATTGATATGAGCGAATACCAGGAAAGACATTCGGTGAGTCGTTTGGTAGGAGCGCCTCCAGGATATGTTGGTTACGATGAAGGTGGCCAGCTTACCGAAGCTGTTCGTAGAAAACCATACTCTGTAGTACTTTTGGATGAAATTGAAAAAGCCCACCCAGATACTTTCAATATCTTATTGCAAGTTTTGGATGAAGGAAGATTAACCGATAATAAAGGACGCCTGGCAGATTTTAAAAATACCATTATCATTATGACTTCAAATATGGGAAGCCATATAATCCAGGAGAAATATGATAATATGAAAGACCTGGATACCGCAATGGAATCTGCAAAAACAGAAGTACTGGGCTTGCTAAAACAAAATGTGAGACCTGAATTTATAAACAGGATAGACGATATCATTATGTTTAGTCCTTTAACACAAAAAGATATCAGGAAAATTGTTTCACTTCAGCTTAAAGGCGTGAAGAAGATGCTTGAAAAACAGCATATTGTTCTTGATGCTACCGATGAAGCTATTAGTTTCCTTGCCAGTCGCGGTTTTGATCCACAATTTGGTGCAAGACCGGTAAAAAGAGTAGTTCAGCGGGAAGTTTTAAACAAACTATCTAAAGAAATTCTCGCCGGAAATATTAAAACCGACAGTATTATTCTTATAGATGAGTTTAACGAGGAGCTGGTATTTAGAAATGAAACCAACCCTGTAGAGACAGAGTAA
- a CDS encoding CsbD family protein, whose amino-acid sequence MNEDQLEGKWKQVRGQFKQKYGNVTDDDTTYSEGKFDEMLGRLQEKTGRSKEELKKEIDKM is encoded by the coding sequence ATGAATGAAGATCAGTTAGAAGGAAAGTGGAAACAAGTTAGAGGCCAGTTTAAGCAAAAATATGGTAATGTAACTGATGATGATACCACTTATTCTGAAGGAAAGTTTGATGAAATGCTAGGTCGTCTACAGGAAAAAACCGGTAGATCTAAAGAAGAATTAAAAAAAGAAATTGATAAGATGTAA
- a CDS encoding esterase-like activity of phytase family protein translates to MKKLLLLLVTLTTLISCATTKKIDESNLKLRYLDDVVIPQNLEIGGTKVGGLSGIDYHEGNYYLVCDQPSNPRIYKGEIPLINRSIDTVLLTEVIKLNKEEDFYKKHTPDLEGIRFDAESGTMVVSAEGSIQNSKDPSVFQISTEGEFISAYKIPKYFEASGEQKPRNNGVFEGIAESFDKSGYWVAMELPLEKDGPKPKIYPTNSPIRITKFNKESQSAESQFTYKLDGISKLPINWFAVNGVTEILEYAEDRLLVLERAYSAGYGSNGNTVKIFDVDASKATNTLEMENLSKNNYQKAEKRLVFDFKSVKKFLTKKTIDNIEGMTFGPDLPNGKKSLILVSDDNFSSFSEQITQFILLELEIN, encoded by the coding sequence ATGAAAAAGTTACTTTTACTACTTGTTACACTTACCACATTAATTAGTTGCGCCACCACCAAAAAGATTGACGAAAGTAATTTAAAGCTACGATATTTAGACGATGTGGTGATTCCGCAAAACCTTGAAATTGGCGGAACCAAAGTAGGAGGACTTTCTGGTATAGATTACCACGAGGGAAATTACTATTTGGTGTGCGACCAGCCTTCTAATCCAAGAATTTATAAGGGCGAAATTCCACTAATTAATCGTTCTATAGATACTGTTCTACTCACTGAAGTAATTAAGCTGAATAAAGAGGAAGATTTTTACAAGAAACACACTCCAGATCTAGAAGGTATTCGGTTTGATGCTGAAAGTGGAACAATGGTGGTTTCTGCTGAAGGTTCTATTCAAAATAGCAAAGATCCTTCGGTCTTTCAAATTTCTACCGAAGGCGAATTTATTTCAGCTTATAAAATCCCGAAATATTTTGAAGCTTCAGGAGAGCAAAAACCTAGGAATAATGGTGTTTTTGAAGGAATAGCTGAAAGTTTTGATAAATCTGGATATTGGGTAGCGATGGAACTTCCGTTAGAAAAAGATGGTCCCAAACCAAAAATATACCCCACCAACTCGCCTATTAGAATTACCAAATTTAACAAAGAATCACAGTCGGCTGAAAGTCAATTCACTTATAAATTAGATGGAATATCAAAATTACCCATTAATTGGTTTGCGGTGAATGGCGTGACTGAAATTCTTGAATATGCAGAAGACAGGCTCCTGGTTTTAGAACGTGCTTATTCGGCAGGATACGGCTCTAACGGGAATACGGTAAAAATCTTTGATGTAGATGCTTCAAAAGCGACCAATACTTTAGAGATGGAAAACCTCAGCAAAAACAATTATCAAAAGGCTGAAAAAAGACTGGTTTTCGATTTTAAGTCGGTCAAAAAATTTCTAACCAAAAAGACTATCGATAATATTGAGGGAATGACTTTTGGCCCTGATTTACCTAACGGGAAAAAATCTTTAATCCTGGTTTCAGACGATAATTTTAGTAGCTTTAGTGAGCAAATTACCCAATTTATTCTTTTAGAACTGGAAATCAATTAA
- a CDS encoding phosphoglycerate mutase family protein, whose amino-acid sequence MKRYFLILSLILLTSCNFGDEEPSEIMDDAKKPSEEITTYYFIRHAEKDTTDTSNKDPELTEAGIKRAQNWTKTFKDIDFDLIYSSDYKRTVNTAKPIAKDQNKEIKFYDTEKLNDKDFQEKTKNKTVLVVGHSNLNPEWVNYILGKKKYQDLDESVYGSLFIVTIHPNGDRTSQVLYFD is encoded by the coding sequence ATGAAACGCTATTTTTTAATATTAAGCCTTATTCTTTTAACCTCCTGCAATTTTGGCGATGAAGAACCTTCGGAAATTATGGATGATGCTAAAAAACCTTCAGAAGAAATAACTACGTATTATTTTATTCGTCATGCTGAAAAAGATACCACAGATACCTCGAATAAAGACCCCGAATTAACAGAAGCCGGCATAAAAAGGGCGCAAAACTGGACCAAAACCTTTAAAGACATTGATTTTGATCTCATCTATAGTTCAGATTATAAACGCACCGTAAATACTGCGAAACCAATTGCTAAAGATCAAAATAAAGAAATAAAATTTTATGATACTGAAAAACTCAACGACAAGGATTTTCAGGAAAAAACAAAAAACAAAACGGTTCTGGTGGTTGGCCACAGCAACCTTAACCCGGAATGGGTAAATTATATTCTGGGTAAGAAAAAATACCAGGATTTAGATGAGAGTGTATATGGAAGTCTTTTTATTGTAACTATTCATCCTAATGGAGACCGCACTTCGCAGGTTTTATATTTTGACTAA
- a CDS encoding response regulator transcription factor: protein MSADFNSIANYWKETYSKNSEETKKYEHSAQFKKMADLMAPGKSYYYIANFQSLEIEMISDSVCNFIEKNRITDTEVDFQEILALALPEEIEKIKRKEQVIKDFFVDYLPINKVQDYKVLYTYVIKDSKGKRRVMLHQATTLSQDKEGRFVHVFSIHTDISHLTNQSVEEVSFLNIRGGKSYLNVPTKNGSFDPENHSDEGNIKNQLSKRELEITKLIAEGLNAEEIGEQLFISSHTVRTHRKNILKKTDSKNTIQLVARTIAAGLIQPDL, encoded by the coding sequence ATGAGTGCGGACTTTAATTCTATTGCCAATTATTGGAAAGAAACCTACAGCAAGAATAGTGAGGAGACCAAAAAGTATGAGCATTCAGCTCAATTTAAAAAAATGGCCGATCTTATGGCTCCTGGAAAATCTTATTATTATATCGCAAACTTCCAGAGCTTAGAAATAGAAATGATTTCTGATTCTGTATGTAATTTTATAGAAAAGAATAGAATAACAGATACAGAAGTTGATTTTCAGGAAATTTTGGCTTTGGCACTCCCCGAAGAGATTGAAAAAATTAAACGTAAAGAGCAGGTAATAAAAGACTTCTTTGTAGATTATTTACCAATTAATAAAGTGCAGGATTATAAAGTGTTATATACTTATGTAATTAAAGATAGCAAGGGTAAACGTCGGGTTATGCTGCATCAAGCCACAACACTTTCACAGGACAAAGAAGGACGTTTTGTACACGTGTTTAGTATTCATACAGATATAAGCCATTTAACCAATCAGAGTGTTGAGGAAGTTTCATTTTTAAATATTCGTGGTGGTAAATCTTATCTAAATGTGCCTACTAAAAACGGTAGCTTTGACCCCGAAAATCATAGTGACGAAGGAAACATAAAAAATCAGCTTTCAAAACGGGAATTGGAAATCACTAAATTAATAGCCGAAGGTTTAAACGCGGAGGAAATTGGGGAGCAGCTTTTTATTTCATCGCATACGGTAAGAACACATAGAAAGAACATTCTTAAAAAAACCGATTCAAAAAATACTATTCAGCTGGTTGCACGAACTATTGCAGCCGGATTAATTCAACCTGATTTATAA
- a CDS encoding NAD-dependent succinate-semialdehyde dehydrogenase, producing the protein MKEKTLKTINPATGKELKTYNYFSDQEAKDAVEDCHEAFLKWRQKSPKQRAEVIKAIGEKITEHKDELVKLMTSEMGKLLKQGEQEVDLCAGICEWTAANGPENLKNEERELPDGGRGIITYSPLGVIYGIQPWNFPAYQVIRYAIANLMAGNGVLLKHAESVTGSGLLIEKIFNEAGLPKNLFKVIVIDHDQSDAIIEHDLVRGVTLTGSPKAGKIIGEKAGANLKKTVLELGSNDGYMVLEDADVEKAVKWCVQGRVYNNGETCVAAKRFIVVDKVYEQFKEAFVEQMKNLNAGDPTSEDSDLGPMARKDLREELHEQVEDSVKKGAAVLCGGNIPDGDGYYYPATVLANVKPGQAAYDDELFGPVASLIKAKDDEDAMRIANDSRFGLGGGIFSEDVDKAVELASKHFDTGMVFINSFGLAQPNMPFGGVKNSGYGREHGGFGLKEFVNTKAINILNG; encoded by the coding sequence ATGAAAGAGAAAACACTAAAAACCATTAATCCCGCTACGGGAAAAGAATTAAAAACATACAATTATTTTTCAGATCAGGAGGCTAAAGATGCGGTGGAAGATTGTCACGAGGCATTTTTAAAATGGCGTCAAAAATCTCCTAAACAAAGAGCTGAAGTAATAAAAGCCATTGGAGAAAAAATAACCGAGCACAAAGACGAACTAGTGAAGTTGATGACTTCTGAAATGGGTAAACTTCTGAAGCAAGGTGAACAGGAAGTTGACCTTTGTGCGGGTATTTGTGAATGGACGGCAGCAAACGGTCCCGAAAATTTAAAAAATGAAGAACGTGAATTACCAGATGGCGGTCGCGGAATAATAACTTATTCACCTCTTGGAGTAATTTATGGAATTCAACCCTGGAATTTCCCTGCTTACCAGGTTATTCGTTATGCTATTGCCAATCTTATGGCTGGTAACGGTGTCTTGTTAAAACACGCTGAAAGTGTTACCGGTTCTGGTTTGTTAATCGAGAAAATATTTAATGAAGCAGGTTTGCCAAAAAACCTTTTTAAAGTTATCGTGATAGATCACGATCAGTCAGATGCTATAATTGAACATGATTTGGTGCGTGGGGTTACCTTAACCGGAAGCCCAAAGGCAGGAAAAATTATTGGTGAAAAAGCCGGAGCAAATTTGAAAAAGACTGTATTGGAACTTGGTTCTAATGATGGTTATATGGTACTTGAAGACGCAGATGTAGAAAAAGCTGTGAAATGGTGTGTACAGGGAAGGGTTTATAATAATGGTGAAACCTGTGTTGCGGCCAAGCGTTTTATTGTTGTCGATAAAGTATACGAGCAATTTAAAGAAGCTTTTGTTGAACAAATGAAGAACTTAAATGCTGGAGATCCAACGAGCGAAGACAGTGATTTAGGACCGATGGCGAGAAAAGACCTGCGAGAAGAACTTCATGAGCAGGTAGAGGATAGCGTTAAGAAAGGCGCGGCTGTCTTATGTGGAGGTAATATTCCAGATGGAGATGGTTACTATTATCCAGCCACAGTGCTGGCAAATGTAAAGCCAGGACAGGCCGCTTACGATGATGAGCTTTTTGGTCCCGTTGCTTCTTTAATTAAAGCCAAAGATGATGAAGACGCGATGAGAATTGCCAATGATAGCCGTTTCGGACTTGGAGGAGGAATTTTCTCTGAAGATGTGGATAAGGCGGTAGAACTGGCCAGTAAGCATTTTGATACAGGTATGGTATTCATTAACTCATTCGGGCTTGCACAACCAAATATGCCTTTTGGTGGCGTTAAAAATTCAGGTTACGGCCGTGAACACGGTGGTTTCGGACTAAAAGAATTTGTAAACACCAAGGCGATAAATATCTTGAATGGATAA
- a CDS encoding DUF6503 family protein, whose translation MKKYVLGLLIIALTYACNTKQETAQQIIDKAIAKAGGERYKNAEISFDFRKGIYKSERRGGDFKLERIMTDSTGTQYRDVVDNNGFTRFSKDTVVKLSDSMETVYANSVNSVHYFVQLPFGLNDDAVNKKLIGKDTINNKEYYEIKITFDVEGGGEDHEDVYMYWVNTQNYHVDYLAYSFEVNEGGLRFRKAYNPRTIEGIRFVDYENYKTDDLSTPLSELDDLYEARQLELLSKIENKNIEVKLLD comes from the coding sequence ATGAAAAAGTACGTTTTAGGGCTTCTTATTATTGCATTAACTTATGCTTGTAATACCAAACAGGAAACTGCACAGCAAATTATTGATAAAGCCATTGCAAAGGCCGGTGGGGAACGTTATAAAAATGCTGAAATTAGTTTTGACTTCAGAAAAGGAATTTACAAGAGTGAGCGTAGAGGTGGAGATTTTAAACTAGAGCGTATTATGACCGACTCTACCGGAACTCAATATCGCGATGTGGTAGATAATAACGGCTTCACCCGATTTTCTAAAGATACGGTAGTAAAACTTTCAGATTCTATGGAAACAGTCTATGCTAACTCGGTGAATTCAGTTCACTATTTTGTACAGCTGCCTTTTGGCTTAAATGATGATGCCGTGAATAAAAAATTGATCGGTAAAGACACGATTAATAATAAAGAATATTATGAAATAAAAATCACTTTTGATGTCGAGGGTGGTGGCGAAGATCACGAAGATGTTTATATGTATTGGGTCAATACCCAAAATTATCATGTAGATTATCTCGCTTATAGTTTTGAAGTAAATGAAGGCGGATTGCGTTTTAGAAAAGCCTACAATCCCAGAACTATAGAGGGAATTCGCTTTGTAGATTACGAAAATTATAAAACCGACGACTTGAGTACTCCGTTAAGTGAATTAGACGATCTATACGAAGCAAGGCAACTAGAGTTACTCTCTAAAATTGAAAATAAGAATATAGAGGTTAAGCTTTTAGATTAA